TTATTTTTTCGGCGATCTTTGTGGTCATACCGTTGTTCTTGATTGTCGTGTATGCGTTTACCGACGATAACGGTCATTTGACACTCGCCAATTTTCAGAAGTTCTTCGAACATCCCGAAGCAATCAATATCTTTGTCTATTCGATAGGTATTGCTATTATCACCACCCTTGTTTGTCTTTTGCTGGGTTATCCGGCTGCTTGGATATTGAGCAACAGTAAGCTGAACCGTTCTAAAACAATGGTTGTCCTGTTTATTCTGCCGATGTGGGTGAATATCCTGGTGCGTACTCTGGCTACGGTTGCCTTGTTCGACTTTTTTGGTGTACCGTTGGGCGAGGGAGCATTGATATTCGGTATGGTATACAACTTTATCCCCTTTATGATTTATCCTATTTACAACACGTTGCAGAAAATGGATCATAGTTATATTGAAGCTGCACAAGATTTGGGAGCCAATCCGCTACAAGTCTTTTTGAAAGCAGTCCTTCCGCTTTCCATGCCGGGAGTAATGAGTGGGATTATGATGGTGTTCATGCCGACTATATCAACATTTGCCATTGCCGAGTTGCTGACGATGAATAATATCAAACTCTTTGGTACGACGATTCAGGAAAATATCAATAACAGCATGTGGAATTATGGAGCGGCACTTTCGCTTATTATGTTGCTGCTGATTGCTGCTACTTCCTTGTTTAGCATGGACGATAAAGACAATTCAAACGAAGGAGGGGGGCTATGGTAAAGAAAATATTCGCTCAGGCTTACTTATGGATATTGCTGTTGTTGCTTTATTCTCCTATTGTGATTATCGTTATCTATTCTTTTACGGAAGCGAAAGTGTTGGGCAACTGGACTGGTTTCTCCACAAAACTTTATACTTCGCTTTTCACTACGGGCGCGCATCATTCTTTGATGAATGCATTGATTAACACGATTACTATTGCCCTGCTGGCTGCAACGGTATCTACCTTATTGGGTAGCGTAGCTGCTATCGGCATCTTTAATCTGAAATCCCGTTCGCGTAAAGCGATTGGTTTTGTGAATAGCATTCCTATTCTGAACGGAGATATCATCACGGGTATTTCTCTTTTCCTTTTGTTTGTTTCTTTAGGAATCACACAAGGATACACAACCGTAGTGCTTGCTCATATTACTTTTTGTACGCCATACGTTGTTTTGAGTGTTTTGCCTCGTTTGAAGCAGATGAACCCGAATATTTATGAGGCCGCTCTTGACTTGGGAGCGACTCCCATGCAAGCCTTGTGGAAAGTCATTGTGCCGGAGATTCGCCCGGGAATGATTAGTGGTTTTATGCTTGCATTGACATTATCTATTGATGATTTTGCCGTAACAGTATTTACTATCGGCAATCAGGGTTTGGAGACACTTTCCACTTATATTTATGCCGATGCCCGCAAAGGTGGTTTGACACCAGAGCTTCGTCCGCTTTCCGCCATTATTTTTGTTGTGGTGCTGGCGTTGCTTATTGTAATCAATTACCGGGCAGGGAAAGCGAAGAAGAAATAATTATTCAATATGCCAATGCGCTGATATGCTGATTGCATGGCGGCACGTTTTCAGTATTGGCATATTTGCACATTGTAAAATTGTTAATTATGAAAAGAATAATTCCTGCTATCCTGTTGTTGCTGAGTTTGATGGGATGTTATAATTCCGGCGAGCCTCGCGAACGGGTTCTCAAAATCTATAACTGGGCGGATTATATCGGGGATAGTGTGCTCGAGGATTTTCAAGCATATTATAAAGAACAGACAGGCGAAAATATCCGCATCGTTTATCAGACATTCGACATTAATGAAATAATGTTGACCAAGATAGAGAAGGGACATGAGGATTTCGACGTGGTCTGCCCTTCGGAATACATTATTGAGCGTATGTTGAAGAAGCATCTGCTTCTGCCTATTGATACGAACTTTGCCCATTCTCCCAACTATATGAACAATGTGGCTCCGTTCATACGGGAGCAGATTAATAAATTGAGTCAGCCGGGTGAAGAAGCCAGCCGTTATGCGGTATGCTATATGTGGGGAACTGCGGGACTTCTTTATAACCGGGCTTATGTTCCTGATTTGGTCGCTGCATCCTGGGATTGTCTTTGGAATAAGAAGTATGCCGGCAAAATCCTTATGAAAGATAGTTACCGCGACGCTTACGGTACGGCTATCATTTATGCGCACGCCAAGGAATTGGAAGCGGGGAGTGTGACAGTGGAAGAACTAATGAACGACTATTCTCCACAGGCTATGGAGCTTGCGGAAAAATATCTGAAAGCCCTGAAACCGAATATAGCAGGCTGGGAAGCCGATTTCGGCAAGGAGATGATGACGAAGAACAAGGCTTGGTTGAATATGACCTGGAGCGGTGACGCGATATGGGCGATTGAAGAAGCCGATGCGGTAGGTGTGGACTTGGATTACGAAGTTCCGAAGGAAGGAAGTAATATATGGTATGACGGTTGGGTGATTCCGAAATATGCAAGGAATCCGGAAGCAGCCAGCTATTTTATCAACTTCATGTGTCGTCCGGATATTGCTCTGAGAAATATGGATTTCTGCGGATATGTAAGTTCGATTGCTACTCCGGAGATTCTGGAAGAGAAGATAGATACGACACTTACCTATTTTTCCGATCTTAGTTATTTCTTCGGTCCGGACGCCGATAGCATACAGATTGACAAGATACAATATCCCGACCGCAAAGTAGTGGAACGATGCGCTATGATTCGTGACTTCGGTGATAAGACAAAAGAAGTTCTTGATATCTGGTCGCGTATTAAGGGGGATAATTTAGGAGTGGGTATCACTATTCTTATCTTTGTCGTTGTTGCTTTGATGAGCGGCTGGATGATATATAAAAGATGCCAACGTTACAGCCGCCGGAAACAACAAAGGCGCAGAAGCAGAAGAAAAAAGGTAAAGAGGAATTAATTCATGTGCTATATCATAAATCATTTGATACATCATAAAAAATAAAGCCCGGTAAGAACAGTTACCGAGCTTTATTTTTTATGGTGTCATTACCTCCGTTTCATACCACGAAGTATATCTTTAGTTTCCTTGTCTATTCGGAGAGATTCGATAGTTTTCTGCAATGACTTATTATAAGTCCAGTTATCCAGCTTGCTCTGTTTAAGGTACTCCATTGTCTTTTCGGGGAATTTGATGAAACAGATGGACATCATCCAAGCCATAGCCATACGTGTATAATAAGCATCGTGGTTGAAAGTGTCTGCATATGCCAGCAATGCGTCGATATGTTCTTCGTCTACATAATGGAAAAGCATCACAATCCCGAAGCGGATTTCGAACTCTTTGGGAGATATGAGGTAAGGCTGGATAAACTGCCATACAGTTGCTTTTCCTTTCTTCACGGCAGTCTTCAGTTCGCCGCAAAAGATATCACATACAGCCCAGTTGTCGATACGTGGAACGAACATGCTTATGTGTTTCATTTGTTCATCCAGTTCCATTTTAGCTAATCCGATAACCATTCCCTGAAGCATTGTTTCTTCATAAAACTTAGTATCGGTTGCTTCCACAAACATACGCCAGTTATCTCTCTTTGCGATTTCTTTAGCCAATATCCGTAGTTGCGGAATACGTACACCAAGAATATTCCCGATTCCGGGAACTAGGGCAGAATGAAATTCCTGATACTTGGAATCTACCAAATCCTGCAATTCTTTTCGAATGTTTTCTGTTGTAGTCATTTTGTATAGTTGGTTTCTTCACAAAGGTATAAAAAAAGAGCATGTCTTGCGCGCAGGCATGCTCCATTTTCTTTTTTTTCCAGCGAAAGGTTTGTATGTTACTTCTTGACCATGCTGAAAGTGAATGTCGTAACGGGGAAATTGGGGAAATTTACATCTCCGACTTTTACTCCAGTTGCTTTGATAACGAATGCCAGTTTTTTGCCGTCATAAGCATAAACGCCATTCTTTTTAGCTTCAATAGTTACTATTATAAGATTTTCAGCCGGTTCTTGTCCTTCTTCTTGTACTTGAATCGGTTCGGTGTATTTAATTTCCAGTGGTTCAGGTTTTAGTTGAAGTAAGATGTTAGATTTACTTTCATCAAAGGTCGGTGTATAAGGAATGTTGTAGTTAATATCGCCCAAATTTTCGATGATAGCTCCTGCATTTTCTTCACCGACGATGCTTTTAATCAGGTCGTCAACCGGAAGTTTCTTAATCATAATCTGATTGTCTTTTACTTCGGCAGTAACTTCGGCTCCTGCCGGTTCTTCTCCCTCTTCTGCATTTGCTTGGGGACTGACGGGGGTGGATTCCGTCAGCATTGTGCCGGAATAATTGCCATCAACATCTTTAAGGGAATATACAGGAATGTCCGAATCGTCGTCACTGCTACATGCAGTAAAAGAAGTGACCATGCTCAGTGTCATTGCCAATAAGACAAAGCGATTAAAACAACAAACTTTTTTCATTTTAGTTAAAGTTTTCATACTGTTTAAATAATTAGATTATTAATTTCAAAATTAAGGTGTACGTACATAGTATAAATGCTACGATTAATACAATACTGCATGAAGAAGTAAAAAAAGAAAGGCTTCTTTATGCAAGTGTTATAGTGAAGATCCCTGTCGGTGGGATCTTCGGATATATAGCTTCGTATTTGTTTTATTGTTTTTTTCATGGTAGACTCACTTGGCGTTATTCCAAAATACTCTTTGTATTTATAGCTTTCAAAAGCGTGCAACAAATTTCTTCATGCCTCTACCGACTGATGAACGGTGCTGTGCGGACAAAGGCACTGACCGAGGCGAAGCGGACGGTCGAATTAGAGCGTGACAGTGTTATGGCACATTAAAACATCGCCACACACTCAAAGAGGTTGGCGATGTCGCGGAAGGTCGGTATGATTGGAAAATTGAGAGAGGGCGAGGTGGCATAAGTCGATAAATACCAACTGGGTTAATATTTTTAAGACATATAGTTCATGATAAGCAACTTGTTCCTCTCAAAATCCTTGCGTGAACTAATATTCAATGAACCAAGTGTGCGTACTCCTTTTTCACTTAGATAAAAGGATGGATATTCGATTGATACTCGGAACATCTTACCCTTATATTCCAACATTATCTTATACTCCTTTCTTACACTATCAAAGTTGATGTCCTTCATAGCGCATCCTTCTGGCAACAGCTTCTTTGTCTTGCCTATAATGAGATATTGCTTAATCCAATTCTCATATAGGAAGATTCCGCTTGAAATAATGAATACTATGAAAAAAAAGATTAAACCAACAGAAATTGTGTGCCAAGAGATACTTTCCTCGTTATGCGAACAAATTAACAGGTAGATTGAGCATAGTATTAGGCAGATGGTCAAAGTCCATGGGATAGAGAACAGCATGCAGTCAGATAGTGCGTACTTGAAAGACGAATAGTAACCCGTTTTCTCTCCACTCCAAAATCGTTTATCGGTCAGTTTCATGGTCTTATATATAAATGATTATTCAAAACGACTTCTTCAACTTGATTTTTTGGTAAGGTTGTGCGAATGTGCATATAAAAATCATATCCGAAATCAATATAGAAATTATGGAACTGATTGGAAAATACGTCATAACAGTATTCTCGCAGGCATAAGCGTAGATATCGGCACAATCTGATAGTGGGATTCTCAATCCCTCTCGTATCTTCCGGACCGCATTTAGTAATTTGAAATGGAATAGTCAAATTCACTATCACCAACCATCTGCCTCCTTTCCGCGAAAGCATGACCAACCGATTATAATTTATCATCCAACAACTGCTTACCCCATTCAGCTATATCTCTTATGATAGGCAATATTGATTGCCCTACTGGTGTGAGTGAGTATTCTACGCGAGGAGGAACAACTGGATATACCTCTCGTTTTACTATACCATCATATTCCAATTCTCTTGCAGTTTGAGTAAACATCTTATTTGACACCCCCGACATCTTACGTTGCAAATCTGATGAACGTAAAGCTCCATTTTGCAACATATAAATCATTATGATTTTCCACTTGCCGCCTATTTTGTCAAGAGCAAGGTCAAGCGTACAAAAATATTCTCTTCCATGAAAAAATATTTTATCCGTATTGTTTTGTTTTTCCATAATTTACTCCTTTTAGTTACTATATAACTTATTGGTGCGTACTTGCAAAGATAAGAATAATGGACTTACTTTGCATGCAAATTCGACAATATATGAATTCAATAATCATCATCAACGGAAGCCCTCGCAAGGACGGGAACACGGCAAAAATGTGTCGTGCTTTTGCCGAGGGTGTTAAATCACAGTTGCAAGACGCAACTGTTGAAACCGTCAATCTTTATGACTTTGATTTCAAAGGTTGCCGCAGTTGCTTTGCGTGTAAACTCAAAGGGACAAAGAGTTACGGTCATTGTTCCGTCAAAGACTCAATAATGCCAGTTCTTGAAAAGGCGGCTCAGGCGGATATTCTGGTACTCGGCTCTCCAATTTTCCTGATGGATGTATCCGCACAGATGAAAGCCTTTCTCGAAAGACTTATCTTCCCGTTTGCCACTTATGAAGCCGGCTATAAAACGATTGCACCAAAACGATGTGATGTGGCAACCATATATACCATGAATGTTCCAAAAGAAATGTTCCCCGAGGCTGTCATTGCAAACATAGAATCTTTCATCGGACACGTTTTCAATCAACCTAACCGAATCTGTGCGTT
This portion of the Bacteroides acidifaciens genome encodes:
- a CDS encoding ABC transporter permease, encoding MNKRFLVFLSSRKSWTLPYIIFSAIFVVIPLFLIVVYAFTDDNGHLTLANFQKFFEHPEAINIFVYSIGIAIITTLVCLLLGYPAAWILSNSKLNRSKTMVVLFILPMWVNILVRTLATVALFDFFGVPLGEGALIFGMVYNFIPFMIYPIYNTLQKMDHSYIEAAQDLGANPLQVFLKAVLPLSMPGVMSGIMMVFMPTISTFAIAELLTMNNIKLFGTTIQENINNSMWNYGAALSLIMLLLIAATSLFSMDDKDNSNEGGGLW
- a CDS encoding ABC transporter permease, which produces MVKKIFAQAYLWILLLLLYSPIVIIVIYSFTEAKVLGNWTGFSTKLYTSLFTTGAHHSLMNALINTITIALLAATVSTLLGSVAAIGIFNLKSRSRKAIGFVNSIPILNGDIITGISLFLLFVSLGITQGYTTVVLAHITFCTPYVVLSVLPRLKQMNPNIYEAALDLGATPMQALWKVIVPEIRPGMISGFMLALTLSIDDFAVTVFTIGNQGLETLSTYIYADARKGGLTPELRPLSAIIFVVVLALLIVINYRAGKAKKK
- a CDS encoding ABC transporter substrate-binding protein; the protein is MKRIIPAILLLLSLMGCYNSGEPRERVLKIYNWADYIGDSVLEDFQAYYKEQTGENIRIVYQTFDINEIMLTKIEKGHEDFDVVCPSEYIIERMLKKHLLLPIDTNFAHSPNYMNNVAPFIREQINKLSQPGEEASRYAVCYMWGTAGLLYNRAYVPDLVAASWDCLWNKKYAGKILMKDSYRDAYGTAIIYAHAKELEAGSVTVEELMNDYSPQAMELAEKYLKALKPNIAGWEADFGKEMMTKNKAWLNMTWSGDAIWAIEEADAVGVDLDYEVPKEGSNIWYDGWVIPKYARNPEAASYFINFMCRPDIALRNMDFCGYVSSIATPEILEEKIDTTLTYFSDLSYFFGPDADSIQIDKIQYPDRKVVERCAMIRDFGDKTKEVLDIWSRIKGDNLGVGITILIFVVVALMSGWMIYKRCQRYSRRKQQRRRSRRKKVKRN
- a CDS encoding DNA alkylation repair protein; its protein translation is MTTTENIRKELQDLVDSKYQEFHSALVPGIGNILGVRIPQLRILAKEIAKRDNWRMFVEATDTKFYEETMLQGMVIGLAKMELDEQMKHISMFVPRIDNWAVCDIFCGELKTAVKKGKATVWQFIQPYLISPKEFEIRFGIVMLFHYVDEEHIDALLAYADTFNHDAYYTRMAMAWMMSICFIKFPEKTMEYLKQSKLDNWTYNKSLQKTIESLRIDKETKDILRGMKRR
- a CDS encoding DUF4840 domain-containing protein — protein: MKTLTKMKKVCCFNRFVLLAMTLSMVTSFTACSSDDDSDIPVYSLKDVDGNYSGTMLTESTPVSPQANAEEGEEPAGAEVTAEVKDNQIMIKKLPVDDLIKSIVGEENAGAIIENLGDINYNIPYTPTFDESKSNILLQLKPEPLEIKYTEPIQVQEEGQEPAENLIIVTIEAKKNGVYAYDGKKLAFVIKATGVKVGDVNFPNFPVTTFTFSMVKK
- a CDS encoding winged helix-turn-helix transcriptional regulator; amino-acid sequence: MEKQNNTDKIFFHGREYFCTLDLALDKIGGKWKIIMIYMLQNGALRSSDLQRKMSGVSNKMFTQTARELEYDGIVKREVYPVVPPRVEYSLTPVGQSILPIIRDIAEWGKQLLDDKL
- a CDS encoding flavodoxin family protein, with the protein product MNSIIIINGSPRKDGNTAKMCRAFAEGVKSQLQDATVETVNLYDFDFKGCRSCFACKLKGTKSYGHCSVKDSIMPVLEKAAQADILVLGSPIFLMDVSAQMKAFLERLIFPFATYEAGYKTIAPKRCDVATIYTMNVPKEMFPEAVIANIESFIGHVFNQPNRICAFNTYQFSDYSKYVVEVFDEESKRKYRDDMFSIELESAFTLGKKMAENIG